From the genome of Vicia villosa cultivar HV-30 ecotype Madison, WI linkage group LG2, Vvil1.0, whole genome shotgun sequence, one region includes:
- the LOC131649294 gene encoding uncharacterized protein LOC131649294 has translation MRRSDREMVEQRRDPGRTRTRNMEPEQETGGAGLPWQYMMQEMLQQNQMMAQMMQGMQGQQPPTQVPVPQAATGPDFRAFFRIDPPEFVGGLDYLLAHDWLAGMERVFQAIQCTEEEKVIFATQKMKGPVLRWWNTASTYFTTQEIPKDWKHFKVTFLEKYFPNSVRTQKERELQNFKQGNMSVSEYAEKFEDLADYSRQAVYALDELWKIDQFMMGLRADITHSVSQREFTTYAECLRQCYVAENSLKRVQEERNQNMTNFREQGRSTQHLRPRNPPPKMKQGHGDRFPRPPFCDKCKRKHAEIVRFLLLDVMSVARNVT, from the coding sequence atgCGTAGGTCAGACAGGGAGATGGTTGAGCAACGCAGAGATCCCGGAAGGACCAGAACTAGGAATATGGAGCCCGAGCAAGAAACCGGAGGTGCAGGCTTGCCATGGCAATATATGATGCAGGAGATGCTACAGCAGAATCAGATGATGgctcaaatgatgcaaggcatgcagggACAACAACCTCCTACTCAAGTTCCCGTTCCTCAAGCTGCTACTGGACCGGATTTTCGTGCCTTCTTCAGGATAGATCCTCCAGAGTTTGTTGGCGGACTTGATTATCTTTTGGCTCATGATTGGTTAGCTGGTATGGAAAGGGTGTTTCAAGCTATTCAGTGTACTGAAGAAGAAAAGGTGATCTTTGCCACTCAGAAGATGAAGGGACCGGTtcttaggtggtggaacactgcatCTACTTATTTCACCACACAAGAGATTCCTAAGGATTGGAAACATTTCAAAGTAACATTCTTGGAGAAGTATTTCCCTAATAGTGTAAGGACTCAGAAGGAGCGAGAATTGCAGAACTTCAAGCAAGGCAACATGTCTGTTTCAGAATATGCGGAGAAGTTCGAGGACTTAGCTGATTATTCTCGACAAGCTGTTTATGCTCTGgatgaactatggaagattgaCCAGTTCATGATGGGTCTAAGGGCCGACATCACTCATAGTGTATCCCAAAGAGAGTTCACTACTTATGCAGAATGTTTAAGGCAATGCTATGTTgctgaaaacagtttgaagagggttcaagaagagaggaaccagaacaTGACTAATTTTAGGGAGCAAGGAAGATCTACTCAACACTTGAGGCCCCGTAACCCTCCACCAAAGATGAAGCAAGGCCACGGTGATCGATTCCCCCGACCTCCCTTTTGTGACAAGTGTAAGAGGAAGCACGCTGAGATTGTGAGATTTCTTTTGTTAGATGTTATGAGTGTGGCAAGAAATGTCACATAA